A section of the Agarivorans litoreus genome encodes:
- a CDS encoding MalM family protein produces the protein MKKVLTVIVGCILASGCSSSGDERPFEVTDPFRTWNTQFVDEAKIAANLQSNNVSPLLPAQLQYQLLALDRTNRIDITEKSPVVRFPEGNSYTAALLIPENITQFTFYLDSIVGRTVFVPTVIFYDERLKEVLRVEDTTLNEEGFLSIKQELQPEQAKRARYILVYSQASEFAGRTELIDPKTVYEEKTGGGLPATFKYYSKHSPIGNLDIRFADVLFSSSFVTAPASTTQQNVTPVEPAPIKAESASTAAAATATTAVVASQTKEEMLSDTENFYLEQISKAVEKNDLSRALNLVEEAERAGSTKAQSHFMEQLKKQQQQ, from the coding sequence TTGAAAAAAGTATTAACGGTAATTGTGGGCTGTATATTAGCTAGCGGCTGTTCAAGCTCTGGTGATGAGAGGCCTTTTGAAGTCACTGATCCGTTTCGCACTTGGAACACTCAATTTGTAGATGAGGCAAAAATTGCTGCCAATCTGCAGTCAAATAATGTTTCTCCATTGCTTCCCGCTCAACTGCAATACCAGTTATTAGCTTTAGATAGAACAAACCGCATCGATATTACCGAAAAATCACCAGTGGTACGTTTCCCTGAAGGCAACTCATATACAGCTGCGTTGTTAATTCCTGAAAACATCACTCAGTTTACCTTTTATTTAGATAGCATTGTTGGCAGAACGGTATTTGTACCTACTGTTATTTTCTATGATGAAAGGCTTAAAGAAGTGCTCAGAGTTGAAGACACTACGCTCAACGAGGAAGGGTTCCTCAGCATAAAGCAAGAATTACAGCCAGAGCAAGCTAAGCGTGCTCGTTATATATTGGTTTATAGTCAGGCCTCCGAGTTTGCTGGTAGAACCGAATTGATTGATCCTAAAACTGTCTATGAAGAAAAAACTGGCGGAGGGTTGCCAGCTACCTTTAAGTATTACTCTAAGCATTCACCAATTGGTAACTTAGATATTCGCTTTGCTGACGTGTTGTTTAGTTCGTCTTTTGTTACTGCACCAGCAAGCACAACCCAACAGAATGTTACGCCCGTTGAGCCAGCGCCAATAAAAGCTGAATCAGCGAGCACTGCCGCGGCAGCAACAGCAACTACAGCAGTAGTAGCTAGCCAAACTAAAGAAGAAATGCTCAGCGATACCGAGAACTTTTATCTTGAGCAGATTAGCAAAGCGGTAGAAAAGAATGACCTCTCTAGGGCCTTAAACCTAGTGGAGGAGGCAGAGCGTGCTGGTTCAACTAAAGCTCAATCCCATTTCATGGAACAGCTAAAGAAACAGCAGCAACAGTAG
- a CDS encoding carbohydrate porin, whose translation MKMKALTIAIAVASAATSLSSFAGTPNFSGYGRYALEASSDPIVQFKGEHGEINGAGRLGNEDNWMEFMLTQGFENGDAKFDMNVMLNTPGYSPTWGDTIGLAQFYGGGKGIFASQPDAYVWAGKRFYGREQGGLSDYFMLSADGSGAGVDNLNLGFAQLDLGWSQGGGGTDPGNKNGSVNSLHVNLHDIKVGEQGALKFRANYAFTTSDLNDQIENNDAWQAFASYRQGLSNGWFQVAARYETDAAALISSNSAGQNWSNYEDKEAASYGVFLDGAVNFGEMTAMEYNANYLLVDCKETGCSFDEKEEYSFAVRPQHHWNEYMATAIEAGMHFTQRTEVGGSTNDSDAWKITLSQNFQVGHFMWSRPVVRFYAVTGQVTTDGKEDVDLTKVGAMVEAWW comes from the coding sequence ATGAAAATGAAAGCGCTTACAATTGCAATTGCAGTCGCGTCCGCGGCAACCTCACTTAGCTCATTCGCTGGTACCCCCAATTTCTCTGGTTACGGCCGCTATGCTCTTGAAGCATCTAGCGACCCTATCGTTCAGTTTAAAGGCGAGCACGGCGAAATTAATGGTGCTGGCCGTCTAGGTAACGAAGATAACTGGATGGAGTTTATGCTTACTCAAGGTTTTGAGAATGGCGATGCTAAGTTTGACATGAACGTCATGTTAAACACTCCTGGCTACTCTCCTACTTGGGGCGATACTATCGGCCTAGCTCAATTCTACGGTGGTGGTAAAGGTATCTTTGCTTCTCAACCAGATGCTTATGTATGGGCAGGCAAACGCTTTTACGGTCGTGAGCAAGGTGGCTTAAGTGATTATTTCATGCTTAGTGCCGACGGCTCTGGTGCGGGTGTTGATAACCTCAACTTAGGTTTTGCGCAACTTGATTTGGGTTGGTCGCAAGGTGGTGGCGGTACAGATCCGGGCAATAAAAACGGTTCTGTTAACTCTTTGCATGTGAACCTTCACGACATTAAAGTAGGCGAGCAAGGCGCACTTAAATTCCGCGCTAACTATGCCTTTACCACTTCTGATTTGAATGACCAGATCGAGAATAATGACGCATGGCAAGCATTTGCTTCTTACCGTCAAGGCTTGAGCAATGGTTGGTTCCAAGTGGCGGCTCGTTATGAAACTGACGCAGCAGCACTTATTTCTTCTAACTCTGCCGGCCAAAACTGGTCTAACTATGAAGATAAAGAAGCGGCTTCTTACGGTGTGTTCTTAGATGGTGCAGTTAACTTCGGTGAAATGACAGCTATGGAATACAACGCTAACTACTTGTTAGTTGATTGTAAGGAGACTGGTTGTTCGTTTGATGAAAAAGAAGAGTATTCATTTGCTGTGCGTCCACAGCATCATTGGAATGAATACATGGCTACCGCTATTGAAGCAGGCATGCACTTTACCCAGCGTACAGAAGTTGGTGGCTCTACCAACGACAGTGACGCTTGGAAAATCACCTTGTCGCAAAACTTCCAAGTGGGTCACTTCATGTGGTCACGTCCTGTAGTTCGCTTCTACGCGGTAACAGGCCAAGTGACAACTGATGGTAAAGAAGATGTAGATCTAACAAAAGTTGGTGCCATGGTTGAAGCTTGGTGGTAA
- a CDS encoding GH116 family glycosyl hydrolase, translating into MLHRYTAQSSYHGQVNDLMSPGLADEFIQPWYVPLSTTPADTGIALGGIGSAYTFTPAGTTPLLHILPGLHLSDQQRDSLRLEDFYLSQTPADQQQLLIVNLSDFQQKQKFFPLSKAEQAPLFTVDMSVDAQLATLQQLLSEPEFYQWNAANLERWQVELSSKTQQLIASAQRPTQLNISWLLDFYDGALGLQQQSQQALIGDWESPQYNGVAAWPCEQIDYSALYPVAKQQFSGQQAIQVSKYHYSPVIPNHEDWAALPVSYTRVVLHNTSDQRQSFSLVRCLENLSGFQAIKQRPGVQDAACSLVRAANAQQAHATSWQTESSHHCAIEMSGKASPGVDFDGQSCISVSAPTQCCVSAKPYFYSNTSAQQIAGALASGRFAQAVDRGIYSGRELSSSALCVSGELAPGESVEILFSLVLDFPHIQLPGLSSQKKYRQFYPESQGRALAICKHAIEIEPQVQAALATVNQQLMPDACLDTLPMSTSGKAETRTLALNTLSFLAEATVWDEQDRFLVRECADYPFFNSLDVYFYGSFSLLQCFPRLDGAVMRHFSQAVLAENSIVRRHHEYVGLPHADLPNSKTEGPRAVRGAVIHDLGSPFDAKPDAYDWHNVKEWKDLAPKYILMLLRHYRFHGDKALLQDCWEACQAAMHYLQAMVEPGQCFPLTRGTDDTFDNLSSHGISVYCGSLWIASLEAYACIAELLNKASIPQEYRYLASRARKQFQASLWDEKAGYFHFYVTPLQIGDVTEKRREQLITSLRNCPFAQQLKLKQNSCSVELVEALNRWLSTPELLELGELTTSVERLWAKHHSSQTWPIDAENPKLCRQLRKLALVALGDFWQPSWLDKLSLDSDDSFADQLLADSYCRMLQLPAVSSEQQQRRALEYVYKHNYQINSARVGAANLVSRSGETKEWDNFQAHDVWIGVQYSLVNAMAALGMQQQAADLLSACYRNLYHDARVPFAAPEGFNASCRFDAKQFAQLDEPAAAELSKALIELGLLYEDGRIAADIPRQLSEFKLRSAAVCQHFQLDSQTLFYALHHTGLKYTAGRYFRPGMIFSLPLVSSTAKSEQHSA; encoded by the coding sequence ATGTTGCATCGTTATACCGCACAATCCAGTTATCACGGCCAAGTAAACGACTTGATGAGCCCAGGGTTAGCGGATGAGTTTATTCAACCTTGGTACGTACCTTTAAGTACGACTCCAGCAGATACAGGAATTGCTTTAGGTGGCATTGGCAGTGCTTATACCTTTACCCCAGCGGGTACAACGCCGCTATTACATATACTGCCCGGCCTGCATTTAAGCGACCAACAGCGTGATAGCCTGCGTTTAGAAGACTTCTACTTAAGCCAAACTCCGGCCGACCAGCAACAGCTGCTTATTGTTAACCTCAGCGATTTCCAACAAAAGCAAAAATTCTTTCCGCTAAGCAAGGCTGAGCAAGCACCGTTATTTACAGTAGACATGAGTGTAGATGCGCAACTTGCAACACTCCAGCAGCTACTTAGTGAACCAGAGTTCTATCAGTGGAATGCTGCAAACTTAGAGCGCTGGCAGGTCGAGCTATCCAGCAAGACTCAACAACTGATTGCAAGCGCTCAGCGGCCTACTCAGCTAAACATAAGCTGGCTATTAGATTTTTACGATGGTGCCCTAGGCCTGCAGCAGCAATCACAGCAGGCCTTAATTGGCGACTGGGAGTCCCCGCAATATAACGGTGTAGCGGCTTGGCCTTGCGAGCAAATAGATTACAGCGCTCTTTATCCAGTGGCTAAACAACAGTTTAGCGGCCAGCAAGCAATTCAGGTGAGTAAGTATCACTACAGTCCGGTTATTCCTAATCATGAAGATTGGGCAGCGTTACCAGTAAGTTATACCCGAGTGGTATTACACAACACCAGCGACCAGCGCCAAAGCTTTAGCCTAGTAAGATGCCTAGAAAATCTTTCTGGTTTTCAAGCAATAAAACAGCGCCCCGGGGTTCAAGATGCGGCATGTAGTTTGGTAAGAGCAGCCAATGCTCAGCAAGCCCATGCCACCAGCTGGCAAACTGAAAGCAGCCATCACTGCGCCATAGAAATGAGCGGTAAAGCCAGCCCTGGCGTGGACTTTGATGGCCAAAGCTGTATCTCGGTATCGGCGCCAACGCAGTGTTGCGTAAGTGCAAAACCTTATTTTTATAGCAACACCAGTGCCCAACAGATTGCTGGAGCACTCGCCAGTGGACGCTTTGCACAGGCGGTTGACCGTGGCATTTATAGCGGGCGCGAACTAAGCTCGAGCGCCTTGTGTGTTAGCGGTGAGCTAGCCCCAGGCGAAAGTGTTGAGATCTTATTCTCGCTGGTTCTCGACTTCCCGCATATTCAATTACCCGGCTTAAGCAGCCAGAAAAAATACCGCCAGTTCTACCCAGAGTCGCAAGGCCGCGCCTTAGCCATTTGTAAGCACGCCATTGAAATAGAACCTCAAGTGCAAGCAGCCCTAGCGACGGTTAATCAACAATTAATGCCCGATGCATGCTTGGATACGCTACCCATGTCCACCAGCGGCAAGGCCGAAACCCGCACGCTAGCGCTAAACACCTTGTCTTTTTTGGCTGAAGCTACAGTGTGGGATGAACAAGATCGATTCTTAGTACGAGAGTGTGCTGACTATCCATTTTTCAATTCCTTAGATGTTTACTTTTACGGTTCATTCTCGCTGTTACAGTGCTTCCCACGCTTAGATGGGGCAGTAATGCGCCACTTCTCACAGGCTGTTTTAGCGGAGAACAGCATTGTTCGTCGCCACCACGAGTATGTAGGCCTGCCGCATGCAGACCTACCCAATAGCAAAACCGAAGGTCCTCGCGCAGTGCGCGGCGCGGTGATTCATGATCTCGGCAGCCCCTTTGATGCTAAACCCGATGCCTATGATTGGCACAACGTTAAAGAGTGGAAAGATTTAGCCCCCAAATACATCTTAATGCTGTTGCGCCATTACCGCTTTCACGGCGATAAGGCTTTGCTGCAAGATTGCTGGGAAGCTTGCCAAGCAGCCATGCATTACCTACAAGCAATGGTTGAGCCTGGGCAATGTTTCCCATTAACCCGTGGTACCGACGACACCTTTGATAACCTGTCTTCGCACGGTATTTCGGTATATTGCGGTTCTTTGTGGATAGCCAGCTTAGAAGCTTACGCCTGCATTGCAGAACTGCTAAACAAAGCCAGTATTCCACAAGAATACCGCTACCTTGCCAGTCGCGCTCGTAAGCAATTTCAGGCCAGTTTATGGGATGAAAAAGCCGGCTACTTCCACTTTTATGTTACGCCTTTGCAAATTGGTGACGTAACAGAAAAACGGCGCGAGCAACTGATCACCAGCTTACGCAACTGCCCATTTGCTCAGCAGTTAAAGCTAAAACAAAACAGCTGCTCTGTGGAACTGGTGGAAGCGCTTAACCGCTGGTTATCTACTCCTGAACTGTTAGAACTTGGTGAGCTTACAACAAGCGTTGAGCGCTTGTGGGCTAAGCACCATAGCAGCCAAACTTGGCCTATTGACGCCGAAAATCCAAAATTATGCCGCCAACTTCGTAAATTAGCGCTAGTTGCCTTGGGCGATTTTTGGCAACCCTCATGGTTAGATAAGCTAAGCCTAGACAGTGACGACAGCTTTGCCGACCAGTTATTGGCCGATAGCTACTGCCGGATGTTGCAATTGCCTGCAGTTTCTAGCGAGCAACAACAACGCCGCGCCTTAGAGTACGTTTATAAACACAACTACCAAATAAACAGCGCGCGAGTAGGAGCAGCCAATTTAGTTAGCCGCAGCGGCGAAACTAAAGAGTGGGATAATTTTCAAGCTCACGATGTGTGGATTGGGGTGCAATACTCTTTGGTCAACGCCATGGCTGCCTTAGGCATGCAACAGCAAGCGGCGGATTTACTTAGCGCCTGCTACCGAAATTTGTACCATGACGCACGCGTTCCTTTTGCGGCACCAGAGGGCTTTAACGCCAGTTGCCGCTTTGACGCCAAGCAGTTTGCCCAGCTAGATGAGCCCGCAGCAGCCGAGCTTAGCAAAGCGCTTATCGAGCTAGGTTTACTTTATGAAGATGGCCGAATCGCCGCCGATATTCCACGCCAGCTCAGCGAATTTAAGCTGCGCAGTGCCGCTGTGTGTCAACACTTTCAGTTAGACAGCCAAACGCTGTTTTACGCCCTTCACCATACCGGATTGAAGTACACCGCTGGTCGCTACTTCCGCCCTGGGATGATCTTTTCACTGCCTTTGGTTAGCTCAACAGCCAAATCAGAACAGCATTCAGCCTAA
- a CDS encoding GH36-type glycosyl hydrolase domain-containing protein produces MNKQYGYFDDQNKEYVLTTPKTPIKWANYVGTLDFGGLIDTTGGTVVCKQDPALNRITKYIAQLPQSEFKGSTIYIRRKTEQGYQLFSPFYTPCLEALDKFECRVGLSYTRWVVEAQGLQIDVKIFVPQGSNTLLQDIKVTNISQQTQAVDVAPVYEFTHFDALKQLVNADWVPQTMTLKAHAEDSGHVVLEQYAFMKRDSAVNYLSCNRPVDSWEGDRRVFLGDNEFGSWSKPLSLQEESLSNSECDRGDNVGALLVKLGELAPGQTERVITQLGQVPSLQEAEADIALYRNEQAVDQAFAELSGFWENYLDVMQVNTPDNAMNSMLNVHNPRQCHTTKNWSRYLSLYQLGYGARGIGFRDSSQDLIGVMAHMPQEAREFAERLLSVQLENGSAMHQYFPLTMEANEGDSREEPDCPDYYGDDHLWIVLTVAQYLKETGDLAFLNKPITYYSKTLELADRSQGSVYEHLLKSIDFTWNNIGEHGLPLLGFADWNDTVNLPSGAESLFVANLFGKALKELIDIASAIDDKANLELLNGYYQEMKQRVNQHAWDGEWWVRYFTNEGEPIGSHKNQHGSLYTNGQSWPVISGFAEGDRMLAGLDAVNHKLNTKYGIMLSGPGYNGFDPQLGGVSTYPPGAKENGGIFLHSNPWVMMAETIAGNGDRAFEYYNQINPAFHNDNLDVFQSEPYCYPQNILGAEHKQFGMGRNAWLSGTSAWTYVAGTQYILGIKPTLVGLEVDPCIPKAWPSFSVKRRYRGAQYNITVSNPQGVSSGVASIKVNGEAISGKVLPVFNDGEHQVEVVLG; encoded by the coding sequence ATGAACAAGCAATACGGTTACTTCGATGACCAAAACAAAGAATACGTTCTAACTACGCCAAAAACGCCGATAAAATGGGCGAACTACGTAGGAACTTTAGACTTTGGTGGCTTAATTGATACCACTGGTGGCACCGTAGTATGTAAGCAAGATCCGGCGTTAAACCGTATCACCAAGTATATTGCTCAGCTGCCTCAGTCTGAGTTCAAAGGCTCAACCATTTACATACGTCGTAAAACTGAGCAGGGCTACCAGCTATTTTCTCCGTTTTATACGCCCTGTTTAGAAGCCTTAGACAAGTTTGAATGCCGAGTAGGTTTGTCGTACACCCGCTGGGTTGTGGAAGCACAAGGTCTACAAATTGATGTGAAAATCTTTGTACCACAAGGCTCTAACACCTTATTGCAAGATATTAAGGTGACTAACATTAGCCAGCAAACACAAGCAGTTGATGTAGCGCCGGTGTATGAATTCACCCACTTCGATGCATTAAAGCAGCTAGTTAACGCCGACTGGGTTCCACAAACCATGACCCTGAAGGCTCACGCTGAAGATAGCGGCCATGTAGTGTTAGAGCAGTACGCCTTTATGAAACGTGATAGCGCGGTGAACTACCTAAGCTGTAACCGCCCGGTAGATTCATGGGAAGGCGACCGACGCGTATTTTTAGGCGATAACGAGTTTGGTTCTTGGTCTAAGCCCTTGTCGTTACAGGAAGAAAGCTTAAGTAATTCTGAGTGTGACCGCGGCGATAACGTGGGCGCATTGTTGGTTAAGCTGGGCGAACTGGCACCAGGGCAAACAGAGCGAGTAATCACTCAACTTGGCCAAGTACCTAGCTTGCAAGAGGCCGAAGCGGACATTGCTTTATACCGCAATGAACAAGCCGTTGACCAAGCCTTTGCCGAGCTAAGCGGTTTCTGGGAAAACTACCTTGATGTCATGCAAGTAAACACCCCAGACAACGCCATGAACTCTATGCTAAACGTGCACAATCCACGTCAATGCCATACCACCAAAAACTGGTCTCGCTACTTGTCGCTTTACCAGCTAGGTTATGGTGCTCGTGGTATTGGTTTCCGTGACTCCTCGCAAGACTTAATTGGGGTAATGGCGCACATGCCGCAAGAAGCACGCGAGTTTGCCGAGCGCTTGCTGTCGGTGCAGCTAGAAAATGGCTCTGCCATGCACCAGTACTTCCCGCTCACTATGGAAGCCAACGAAGGTGATTCACGTGAAGAGCCTGATTGCCCAGATTACTATGGTGATGACCACTTATGGATCGTGCTTACCGTTGCGCAATACTTAAAAGAAACTGGTGATTTAGCATTCTTAAACAAACCCATTACTTACTACAGCAAAACCCTAGAGCTGGCCGACCGCAGCCAAGGTAGTGTTTACGAGCACCTACTAAAATCCATTGATTTTACTTGGAATAATATTGGTGAGCATGGCCTGCCTCTATTAGGGTTTGCCGATTGGAACGATACGGTTAACTTACCAAGTGGCGCAGAATCTTTATTTGTAGCCAACCTATTTGGTAAAGCCTTAAAAGAGCTAATCGACATTGCGTCAGCCATCGATGATAAAGCAAACTTAGAGCTGCTTAACGGCTACTACCAAGAAATGAAGCAACGGGTGAACCAACATGCTTGGGATGGTGAATGGTGGGTACGCTACTTTACCAACGAAGGCGAGCCGATTGGTTCTCATAAAAATCAGCATGGTAGCTTGTATACCAACGGACAATCTTGGCCGGTTATTTCAGGTTTTGCCGAAGGCGACCGAATGCTGGCAGGCCTAGATGCTGTAAATCACAAACTCAATACCAAGTACGGCATTATGTTATCGGGCCCTGGCTACAACGGCTTTGATCCTCAGCTTGGTGGGGTAAGTACTTACCCACCGGGAGCAAAAGAAAATGGCGGCATTTTCCTGCACTCTAACCCTTGGGTAATGATGGCAGAAACCATTGCTGGCAACGGTGACCGAGCATTTGAATACTACAACCAAATTAACCCGGCTTTCCATAACGACAACTTGGATGTGTTCCAATCAGAACCTTACTGTTACCCACAAAACATATTAGGTGCAGAGCACAAACAATTTGGTATGGGGCGCAATGCTTGGTTATCTGGCACCTCAGCTTGGACTTACGTGGCGGGAACCCAATACATACTAGGTATTAAACCTACTCTGGTAGGCCTAGAAGTTGACCCATGTATTCCAAAAGCTTGGCCAAGCTTTAGCGTGAAACGTCGCTACCGTGGCGCCCAGTACAATATCACGGTGAGTAACCCTCAAGGTGTTAGCTCAGGCGTAGCAAGCATTAAAGTTAACGGTGAAGCAATTAGCGGTAAGGTGCTTCCGGTATTTAACGATGGTGAACATCAAGTAGAAGTAGTGCTAGGCTAA
- a CDS encoding ABC transporter ATP-binding protein: MASLSFKDLRKSYGKVEIVKGFDIEMSDGEFVVLLGASGCGKSTILRMVAGLETITSGQIKMGDKCLNDVDPKDRDLAMVFQSYALYPHMTVYENIAFALKVQGVKKEEIKKSVEWAAEMLQLTDYLNRKPKQLSGGQRQRVAMGRAMVRTPKLFLFDEPLSNLDAKLRGKMRAEIKDMHNKLGVTTLYVTHDQVEAMTLADRIVIMNKGITAQIGTPYEVFTQPKNQFVAGFIGSPSMNMIPAKAKQVQGEWFLELAGQEIKAPEKFVGKLQEGQALTLGIRPNDIHLHEKQLEPSHVIAAKATFTDSELLGATMHVKAEFGGQNIIIEAPAEHGDLPGALDIFLDATFVHLFDGETQESLAQP, encoded by the coding sequence ATGGCATCACTGTCATTTAAAGATCTTCGTAAGAGCTACGGTAAAGTCGAAATCGTTAAAGGTTTCGACATAGAGATGAGTGATGGTGAATTTGTTGTATTACTCGGTGCGTCGGGTTGTGGTAAATCAACCATCTTAAGGATGGTGGCCGGCTTGGAAACCATCACTTCGGGTCAAATTAAAATGGGCGATAAGTGCCTGAATGATGTTGACCCGAAAGATCGCGATTTAGCGATGGTGTTTCAAAGCTACGCGCTTTACCCACATATGACGGTGTACGAAAACATTGCATTTGCACTTAAGGTTCAAGGGGTTAAGAAAGAAGAGATTAAGAAGTCGGTAGAGTGGGCTGCCGAGATGCTGCAGCTAACGGATTACCTTAATCGCAAACCTAAGCAGCTGTCGGGTGGTCAACGCCAGCGAGTTGCTATGGGGCGCGCCATGGTACGCACACCTAAGCTATTTTTGTTTGATGAGCCACTGTCTAACCTAGACGCTAAATTGCGTGGCAAAATGCGTGCAGAAATAAAGGATATGCACAATAAGTTGGGTGTAACCACTTTGTACGTGACTCACGACCAGGTAGAAGCAATGACCCTTGCTGATCGCATTGTGATAATGAACAAAGGGATTACTGCACAAATTGGCACGCCTTATGAAGTATTTACTCAACCTAAAAACCAGTTTGTTGCTGGCTTTATCGGTTCTCCGTCGATGAATATGATCCCAGCTAAGGCCAAGCAGGTGCAAGGTGAGTGGTTTTTGGAGTTAGCAGGCCAAGAGATTAAAGCTCCTGAGAAGTTTGTTGGGAAGTTGCAAGAAGGCCAAGCGCTAACCTTGGGCATTCGCCCTAACGATATTCATTTGCACGAAAAGCAGCTTGAGCCTAGCCATGTGATTGCCGCTAAAGCTACTTTCACAGATAGTGAATTATTGGGCGCAACTATGCATGTTAAAGCGGAGTTTGGTGGGCAAAATATTATTATTGAAGCACCCGCAGAGCACGGTGATTTACCTGGTGCATTAGATATTTTCTTAGATGCCACCTTTGTACACTTGTTTGACGGTGAAACTCAAGAGTCTTTAGCTCAGCCTTAA
- a CDS encoding GH1 family beta-glucosidase: MSFDFPMSSPFRRSDFIFGVATAAFQIEGANQEDERCESIWDRFCATPGKVANGDDGTIACDHYHRWEEDLEMIAELGVDAYRLSIAWPRIMPVEGQVNDKGIAFYQQLIAKLNQLGIKPFVTLYHWDLPQYLEDRGGWLSRETAYKFAEFADIMTKALGDSVYSYATFNEPLCSAFLGYRFGQHAPGLTEDKFGFQAAHHILLAHGLALPKMRQNAPKSEHGIVLNFTPAYPADPNNAADVLAADFDEQQGIHWFLQPIIEGQYPEAIRQQQPLWWPTILPGDLALIKQPIDFLGINYYTRHVIKATENGPKHVTLEGVERTDMGWEVCPQALTELLTKLDERYSLPPIFITENGMAGADTLEDGKVIDQQRCDYYQSHLNAVADAMEQGVELKGYFAWSLMDNFEWAFGYEKRFGIVYVDYDTQQRVPKQSATYFQQFLKQRAGA; encoded by the coding sequence ATGTCTTTTGATTTTCCAATGTCGTCCCCATTTCGCCGTAGTGATTTCATTTTTGGAGTCGCGACAGCTGCCTTTCAAATTGAAGGCGCTAACCAAGAAGATGAGCGTTGCGAATCTATATGGGATCGCTTTTGTGCCACTCCAGGAAAAGTCGCCAACGGGGATGATGGCACCATAGCTTGTGATCACTACCACCGCTGGGAAGAAGATCTGGAGATGATTGCAGAGTTAGGTGTTGATGCTTATCGCTTATCGATAGCTTGGCCGCGGATTATGCCGGTAGAAGGCCAGGTAAATGATAAGGGTATCGCATTTTACCAACAGTTAATTGCTAAGCTTAATCAGTTAGGCATTAAGCCCTTTGTTACCTTGTATCACTGGGATTTGCCACAATATCTCGAAGATAGAGGTGGCTGGTTGAGTCGTGAAACTGCATATAAATTCGCCGAATTTGCCGACATCATGACCAAAGCACTTGGTGATTCAGTATATAGTTATGCAACCTTTAATGAACCTTTGTGTAGTGCATTTTTAGGTTATCGTTTTGGCCAACATGCGCCGGGTTTAACTGAAGATAAGTTTGGCTTTCAGGCTGCCCACCATATTCTTTTGGCACATGGTTTAGCTCTGCCAAAGATGCGTCAAAATGCTCCAAAATCTGAGCATGGCATCGTTCTTAATTTTACGCCCGCTTATCCAGCAGATCCGAATAATGCTGCAGATGTGTTGGCTGCCGACTTTGATGAACAGCAAGGTATTCATTGGTTTTTACAGCCAATCATCGAAGGGCAATACCCAGAAGCTATTCGCCAGCAGCAACCACTCTGGTGGCCAACTATTCTGCCGGGTGATTTAGCGCTAATAAAACAACCCATCGACTTTTTAGGCATCAATTACTATACCCGCCATGTGATTAAAGCCACCGAAAATGGTCCCAAACATGTCACTCTAGAGGGCGTTGAGCGCACTGATATGGGATGGGAAGTCTGTCCGCAGGCTTTAACGGAGCTACTCACCAAGCTAGATGAACGTTACTCACTACCGCCTATTTTTATTACTGAAAATGGTATGGCAGGGGCAGATACCCTAGAAGACGGCAAGGTGATTGATCAGCAGCGCTGCGATTACTATCAATCGCATTTAAATGCAGTTGCTGATGCAATGGAACAAGGTGTTGAACTTAAAGGTTATTTTGCTTGGAGCTTAATGGACAACTTCGAGTGGGCCTTTGGTTACGAAAAGCGTTTTGGTATCGTTTATGTCGATTACGATACCCAGCAACGAGTACCAAAGCAAAGTGCTACTTACTTTCAGCAGTTTCTAAAACAACGCGCAGGAGCATAA